One stretch of Chitinophagales bacterium DNA includes these proteins:
- a CDS encoding cytochrome C oxidase subunit II: MDKSEKTALTLGLIFITFLFFLVLILSKALGQDVPECITPETIFESGELVTIEEGKHYQLKSVGRMWTFEPAEVVIPVGSELEIFLTAKDVVHGFYLRGTNVNMMAVPGTINYKTMKFTKPGIYPIYCHEYCGSGHQFMKGVIKVTQ, translated from the coding sequence ATGGACAAATCAGAAAAAACCGCATTGACATTAGGTTTAATTTTTATAACCTTTTTATTTTTCTTAGTGCTTATTTTGTCAAAAGCACTTGGGCAGGATGTACCGGAGTGTATTACCCCCGAAACTATTTTTGAATCAGGAGAACTAGTAACTATAGAAGAAGGCAAGCATTATCAGCTTAAATCTGTAGGTAGAATGTGGACTTTTGAGCCAGCCGAAGTAGTAATACCTGTGGGAAGTGAATTAGAAATTTTCCTTACGGCAAAAGACGTAGTACACGGATTTTATTTAAGAGGTACTAATGTTAATATGATGGCCGTACCGGGCACTATTAACTACAAAACCATGAAATTCACTAAGCCTGGTATTTACCCTATTTACTGCCACGAGTACTGTGGCTCAGGGCATCAATTTATGAAAGGTGTAATTAAAGTAACTCAATAA